The following DNA comes from Ghiorsea bivora.
AACTTTACGAACAACCAGAATCTGAAGTTGTTTCTCGTATTCATACGTTAAAACAACAGCTTGGTGACCAGCTTCTCATCTTAGGACACCATTACCAACGCGAAGAAGTGATTGCCTTTGCCGATATTACGGGTGACTCTCTTAAACTTGCGCAAGAGGCTGCAAAAACCCAAGCGCCTTACATTATCTTTTGCGGCGTTCACTTTATGGCTGAAATGGCAGACGTACTCACCGATGAGCACCAAACTGTCATTTTACCTGACCCTGCAGCAGGCTGTTCTATGGCAGATATGGCCAATGATGAACAAGTACAACGATGCTGGAATGAACTTTCACAAGTCATCACCCCTGATGATTGCGTCACCCCTATGACTTATATTAACTCTACGGCTGCACTCAAAGCATTTTGTGGTGAACATGAAGGCATTGTTTGCACCTCGGGCAATGCCAAACGTGTGATGCAATGGGCATGGAACAAACGCGAAAAGATTTTATTTTTTCCCGACCAACATTTGGGTGAAAACACAGCCTTAACCATGGGCATCGCCGATGAAGACATGATTATTTGGGATCCCTTCAAACCTATGGGTGGTAATAGCGAAGAAGATATCAAACGTGCCAAACTCATCCTTTGGAAAGGTTTTTGCTCTGTACACCAACTCTTTAAAGCAGAACACGCAGACACCATGCGTAGCAACCACCCTGATATTCAAATCTTGGCGCACCCAGAATGTTCACGTGAAGTCTGTGAAACAGCAGACTTTGTTGGCTCAACAGAAGTCATCATCCAACATGTGAGCAATGCACCTGCAGGTAGCAAGTTTGCCATTGCCACAGAGCTCAATCTGGTTAACCGCTTGCGTATCAACCACCCTGACAAACCCATTTGGTTTTTATCACCAACTGTAAGCATGTGCTCTACCATGTTTCGCACCGACCCCCAGCATTTATGTTATGCTATGCAAGCCATTGTGAATGGTGAGGGTTATCATCAAATCAAAGTAGATCATGCAGACAGAAGCAATGCCTTAAAAGCCTTACAAACCATGCTAGACTTAGGCTAATATGCATATAAGCCAACGTATTTTTACATTTATCCTACTTATATGCATAAGTAACCCATTGTGGGCAACCACGCTTGATGAGCTTAACCAACAAATCCAAGCCTTTGCCAGCAGCAATCAGGCCCGCTTTGCACCAGCAAGTATGAAAAAAATTACAGCCTACCAAGGCGCAGCTATGTTGGCGGCAGAGGAAACCTCTGCATTTGATAATACGGATAAATCATCAGACACATTAAAACATGCCATCAAACAAGCACTCATCACGCTTGATGAAGCTAAAAATACGACTCAGTTTTTTAGCCAAAGCTACCACGACTTATTACAATTGGAAAAACAAGCCGATAAAGCCTATGTATACCATCATAAACCACGTATGCTGGCTGAACAAAACGTTGAAACATATTACCAGCAAGCCAAAGTAGCCATGGACACAACCATACAGGCAACTGAAAAAGGTGAGCTTAACCAAGCCACGCAAGCAGCCAAACAAGCTAAGCTTGCTTTTTTACAAGCCATTGATGCCGCAATGCCTGGTTTAGTGGAACAAAGTAACAACGCCCTATACCAAGCCAGTAGCATGGGAGCCAAACGTTACGCACCACGCACATGGCACGATGCAGAACAAGCATTGCAAGCATTAGAGTTATACGCTGAGAATATACAACTGCCTCAAGCAGAAAGGAAAAATATCCCGCGCCCTGAACGCATTGGTTATGCCTTAGAGCTTGCTGTATATGCGCAAAAGCTTGCAATCCATGCCAAAGCATTAAGCCGCGACAAAGGCAGTTTTGAAAAACTCATGCTACAAGCCAAACAAGAGCGCCTTGCCTATGCCAAGGCATTACAACTTAAGGTTGACTATGATGAAGTCGGTGTTGATGTGGAATCATCCGTCATCATAAAGGCTATTCAAGCACTTGCCCAAGAACCCGACCAACATATCCAACAAATTCAAGTCTTAAAAGCTGCTTTTGCCAAAGAACTTCAAGAAAAACTACAGGCGCAGCACGAACAAGATCAAAAAATCTTTAGAGAAAAATTATTAAACATGAAGTCGGCATTTTCTTCACGTTTAGAGCAAGAAACCTTTGAAAATAAAAGGCAAAAGAAACTACGTTCATTATTCAAAAAAGGTGAAGTAGATATTATCACCAACCTTGATGGTTCTCTGATTATTCGCGCCAAGAAAATTCAATTTGAACCCAACAGCAGTAAAGTGGATGGTAAATATTTCGATTTCCTAGCTCGAATCAAAGATGCGCTTATGTTGTACCCCAATCGTAAAATAAGCATAGAAGGACACACTGATAGTACGGGTGATGCCAAAGCCAATCGTAAACTTTCGCTGCAACGTGCTGAAGCCGTACGTAAATTTTTAACTGCTGCAGGCATGTCTGCAGAACGTATTCGTGCGCTAGGATTCGGTGAAGCCAAACCCATCGCCAGCAATATGTATAAAAAAGGTCGCGCCATGAATCGGCGCATTGATATCGTCATTGGAGCACCCCGTGGTTGAATTGGAATTATTACATCAGCGTATGAACGATGCCCTTGCAAGCAGTGAACTGGATTCACCGCACAAAAGGAATTTACTTGATGAAACTTTGAGCATCATTGATGAAGACTTA
Coding sequences within:
- the nadA gene encoding quinolinate synthase NadA → MNIDVCVPRDRKLEATPSIQELYEQPESEVVSRIHTLKQQLGDQLLILGHHYQREEVIAFADITGDSLKLAQEAAKTQAPYIIFCGVHFMAEMADVLTDEHQTVILPDPAAGCSMADMANDEQVQRCWNELSQVITPDDCVTPMTYINSTAALKAFCGEHEGIVCTSGNAKRVMQWAWNKREKILFFPDQHLGENTALTMGIADEDMIIWDPFKPMGGNSEEDIKRAKLILWKGFCSVHQLFKAEHADTMRSNHPDIQILAHPECSREVCETADFVGSTEVIIQHVSNAPAGSKFAIATELNLVNRLRINHPDKPIWFLSPTVSMCSTMFRTDPQHLCYAMQAIVNGEGYHQIKVDHADRSNALKALQTMLDLG
- a CDS encoding OmpA family protein, encoding MHISQRIFTFILLICISNPLWATTLDELNQQIQAFASSNQARFAPASMKKITAYQGAAMLAAEETSAFDNTDKSSDTLKHAIKQALITLDEAKNTTQFFSQSYHDLLQLEKQADKAYVYHHKPRMLAEQNVETYYQQAKVAMDTTIQATEKGELNQATQAAKQAKLAFLQAIDAAMPGLVEQSNNALYQASSMGAKRYAPRTWHDAEQALQALELYAENIQLPQAERKNIPRPERIGYALELAVYAQKLAIHAKALSRDKGSFEKLMLQAKQERLAYAKALQLKVDYDEVGVDVESSVIIKAIQALAQEPDQHIQQIQVLKAAFAKELQEKLQAQHEQDQKIFREKLLNMKSAFSSRLEQETFENKRQKKLRSLFKKGEVDIITNLDGSLIIRAKKIQFEPNSSKVDGKYFDFLARIKDALMLYPNRKISIEGHTDSTGDAKANRKLSLQRAEAVRKFLTAAGMSAERIRALGFGEAKPIASNMYKKGRAMNRRIDIVIGAPRG